The genomic interval tggtgttaaactagtaatttatttttttctttttaataatgtctaaaaaataattataatagggtaatattataaaaataagttaaaaggaacaaaagataatggcaagagtgtcaataatttaatgataggaataatttaatttattttaaaaaatatagggagTAAACGGAcaataacttcaaaatattaacttaCTCTTGTAGAAGCTACTCATTTTGTATTAGCCTGTAATAATGTGTTTGTATTCTGTGTTATATCCAGCAAACTGTGGGTGTGGAAAACATAACACCCACACAATATATATTCCAAAATCCATGCACGCTCATACACACGTCCCTTTACAaacttctttatttatttttatttccctagttggctctctctctctctctctctctctctcaacagtattataattaatacacactttatttaaattccaaAAGTCCATTACCCAATACCCATTAGCTCTCCTTACCTTACACATGAAGAGAATGCTGATTCCTCCTTCAACATTCTCTCCTCCCATTTCCAATCTCAATTCTCTCCTCCTCCTCTACTTATAAATCCTACTActattgtttcttcatttggttAGGGTTTTATAACAagcttcttcttgttgttgttttttttttttttataacatcgTTTACTTGTTTATGGGGGCTGGTATCTCAGCTGGTTTTGCTACAGAAACTCTATTATCAACTTCATCACCAAGCTTAAATGATGTGCCTGAAAGTTGTGTGTCATCCATTTTTATGCACCTTGATCCGCCGGAGATTTGCAAACTGGCTCTATTGAACAAGACTTTTCGCGGCGCATCTTCGGCTGATTTTTTGTGGGAAACGAAGTTGCCATCAAACTATAAGTACCTTGTCAAGAAAGTTCTTAATGAGAGTCCTCAGAAGCTCACCAAGAAAGAGATTTATGCAAGATTGTCTCAACCTAATCGCTTCGACAACGCCACCAAggtatttttatctttttcttcccTAGAAGATCATTAGAGTAGCGATCGAGCAAATTGAATCATCGATCAATAATATGTATGCgttctattttttaatccaGGAGATTTGGTTGGACAAGAGAAGTGGTAAAGTTTGTATGTCCATTTCGGCTAAGTCAATGAAAATAACAGGGATTGATGATCGGAGATATTGGAATCAAATTGCAACTGAGGAATCTAGGtaagagaattttattttcgcaaTTGGATAgcctttattattaatggttgcCAAATGAAGAAAGGggccattttatttattggaggaatatattttttttttcttttgtttttttggttgaaaattattgaaggaagaattaaaaaatctagGAAGAGATATTTATATTGGAATTATGGTCTTTTGATATCTTCCACACAATTAATTCTGGGGCAACCATTGAATTTTGGCCTCTTTAATTTACAATCACCAATGT from Citrus sinensis cultivar Valencia sweet orange chromosome 9, DVS_A1.0, whole genome shotgun sequence carries:
- the LOC102622915 gene encoding F-box protein PP2-A13; amino-acid sequence: MGAGISAGFATETLLSTSSPSLNDVPESCVSSIFMHLDPPEICKLALLNKTFRGASSADFLWETKLPSNYKYLVKKVLNESPQKLTKKEIYARLSQPNRFDNATKEIWLDKRSGKVCMSISAKSMKITGIDDRRYWNQIATEESRFHSVAYLQQTWWCEAIGELEFEFPQGTYSLFFRLQLGKASKRFGRRICNLEQVHGWDVKPVRFQLSTSNGQKAVSECCLYDPGNWVLYHVGDFAVENDQTSTKIKFSMMQIDCTHTKGGLCIDSVLIYPSEFKERLKKRVHTIS